The following proteins come from a genomic window of Populus nigra chromosome 6, ddPopNigr1.1, whole genome shotgun sequence:
- the LOC133696214 gene encoding probable transmembrane ascorbate ferrireductase 4: MATSVSSSLVPLLFFARISGLLAAALVIYWALVFKSSFLPQSTSQEDLVYAVLHPLLMVIGFILISGEAILVHRWLPGSRGFKKSVHLCLQGLALACGIFGIWTKFHGNDGIVANFFSLHSWMGLICISLFGAQWLMGFMSFWHRGEMRTVRIRVLPWHVFLGLYTYGLAVATAETGLLEKITFLQTKKDASKHSSESMVVNSLGLSLALLSGIIILAAVSPKFQRELVYSESKKMMTI, from the exons ATGGCAACCTCAGTTTCTTCATCGCTAGTCCCACTTCTCTTCTTTGCAAGAATCTCGGGTCTTTTGGCTGCAGCTTTAGTCATTTATTGGGCTCTTGTTTTCAAGTCTAGCTTTCTACCTCAATCTACCTCTCAAGAAGACCTCGTTTATGCA GTTCTCCATCCTTTGCTAATGGTGATTGGTTTCATTCTCATCAGTGGAGAAG CAATCTTGGTACATAGATGGTTGCCTGGTTCAAGGGGTTTCAAGAAATCAGTGCATTTGTGTCTTCAAGGACTGGCTTTGGCTTGTGGGATTTTTGGGATATGGACAAAGTTTCATGGCAACGATGGGATTGTGGCAAATTTCTTTAGTTTGCATTCCTGGATGGGTTTAATCTGCATATCCTTGTTCGGAGCTCAG TGGTTGATGGGTTTCATGAGCTTTTGGCACCGAGGCGAAATGCGAACAGTGAGGATAAGAGTGTTACCATGGCACGTCTTTCTGGGTCTCTACACATATGGGTTAGCCGTGGCAACAGCAGAAACAGGACTACTAGAAAAGATTACATTCTTGCAAACAAAGAAAGATGCATCCAAACACTCCTCGGAATCCATGGTTGTCAATAGCTTAGGACTGAGTTTAGCTTTGCTGAGTGGCATTATAATATTAGCCGCAGTTTCTCCCAAGTTTCAAAGGGAACTCGTGTACTCTGAATCAAAGAAAATGATGACAATATGA
- the LOC133697751 gene encoding protein CHUP1, chloroplastic-like, with the protein MIVRLGFLVAASVAAFAAKQLHVKTAKSTDSSAKRSENGEASIEQHQIKGDDREQFTYFDDSIKEKDVEEEEEEEEVKLINSIFNHAQGTPPGMEDEDILPEFEDLLSGEIDYPLPGEKFDQAEKDKIYETEMANNASELECLRNLVRELEEREVKLEGELLEYYGLKEQESDVVELQRQLKIKTVEIDMLNITINSLQAERKKLQEEISHGASSKKELELARNKIKEFQRQIQLDANQTKGQLLLLKQQVSGLQAKEQEAVKKDAEVEKRLKAVKELEVEVVELKRKNKELQHEKRELIIKLGAAEAKLTSLSNLSETEMVAKVREEVNNLKHANEDLLKQVEGLQMNRFSEVEELVYLRWVNACLRYELRNYQTPSGKVSARDLNKSLSPKSQERAKQLLLEYAGSERGQGDTDMESNYSHPSSPGSEDFDNTSIDSSSSRYSFSKKPNLIQKLKKWGRSKDDSSAFSSPSRSFSGVSPSRSSMSHRPRGPLESLMIRNASDTVAITSFGKMDQDAPDSPGDSLNSVASSFQVMSKSVEGVLDEKYPAYKDRHKLALEREKHIKEKAEKARAVKFSDSSNFQFGTKGEKVIPITLPAKLSQIKEKPVASGESSEQSSDGKDVDLQTVSKMKLAHTEKRAPRVPRPPPKSSAGAPVATNANPSGGVPPSPPPPPGAPPPPPPPPGGPPRPPPPPGSLPRGAGSGDKVHRAPELVEFYQSLMKREAKKDTSSLISSTSNVSDARSNMIGEIENRSSFLLAVKADVETQGDFVQSLATEVRAASFSTIDDLVAFVNWLDEELSFLVDERAVLKHFDWPESKADALREAAFEYQDLMKLERQVTSFVDDPNLPCEAALKKMYKLLEKVENSVYALLRTRDMAVSRYREFGIPTNWLLDSGVVGKIKLSSVQLARKYMKRVASELDTMSGPEKEPNREFLVLQGVRFAFRVHQFAGGFDAESMKAFEELRSRVRSQMGEENKMEGS; encoded by the exons ATGATAGTCAGGTTAGGCTTCCTGGTTGCTGCTTCAGTTGCAGCCTTTGCAGCTAAACAGCTTCATGTAAAAACTGCAAAGTCAACAGACTCTTCAGCCAAGCGTTCAG AAAATGGTGAAGCAAGCATTGAGCAACATCAAATCAAAGGAGATGACAGAGAACAGTTTACATATTTTGATGATAGCATTAAAGAGAAGGAT gtggaggaagaagaagaggaagaagaggtcAAATTGATTAATAGCATATTTAACCATGCTCAAGGTACTCCACCTGGTATGGAAGATGAAGATATTCTACCTGAATTCGAAGATCTTCTGTCTGGGGAAATCGATTATCCATTACCTGGGGAAAAGTTTGACCAAGCAGAGAAGGACAAAATTTATGAAACTGAGATGGCAAACAATGCAAGTGAGCTGGAATGTTTGCGCAACCTAGTAAGAGAATTGGAGGAGAGAGAGGTAAAGCTTGAAGGTGAATTGCTCGAGTACTATGGGTTGAAGGAACAGGAATCAGACGTCGTTGAATTGCAAAGGCAGCTCAAAATTAAGACCGTTGAGATTGACATGCTAAATATTACCATCAATTCCCTGCAAGCTGAGAGGAAGAAGCTTCAAGAAGAGATTTCGCATGGAGCTTCTTCCAAGAAGGAATTGGAATTGGCAAGGAACAAGATAAAGGAGTTTCAGAGGCAAATTCAGCTTGATGCTAACCAGACGAAGGGCCAGTTGTTATTGCTCAAACAACAAGTTTCTGGTCTTCAGGCAAAAGAGCAAGAAGCTGTGAAAAAGGATGCAGAGGTTGAAAAGAGGCTGAAGGCTGTGAAGGAGTTGGAGGTAGAAGTTGTGGAACTTAAGAGGAAGAACAAAGAGCTTCAACATGAAAAGAGAGAGTTGATTATTAAGCTGGGTGCTGCTGAAGCTAAATTAACATCCCTCTCCAATTTGTCAGAG ACAGAAATGGTTGCCAAGGTAAGAGAGGAGGTCAATAATTTAAAGCACGCAAATGAAGACCTGTTAAAACAAGTGGAAGGACTTCAAATGAACAGGTTTAGTGAAGTTGAAGAGCTAGTGTACCTTCGTTGGGTCAATGCATGCTTGAGGTATGAGCTCCGGAACTACCAAACACCTTCAGGAAAAGTTTCAGCTCGTGATCTCAATAAAAGTCTGAGCCCCAAGTCCCAAGAGAGGGCTAAACAACTACTGTTAGAATATGCCGGATCAGAACGAGGACAAGGAGACACAGATATGGAAAGCAACTATTCTCACCCATCTTCTCCTGGAAGTGAGGACTTTGACAATACTTCCATTGACAGTTCTTCTAGCAGATACAGTTTCAGTAAGAAAcctaatttaattcaaaaactgaAGAAATGGGGCAGAAGCAAGGATGATTCAAGTGCCTTTTCTTCACCGTCCAGATCCTTCTCAGGAGTATCTCCAAGCAGGTCTAGCATGAGCCACCGACCAAGGGGTCCGTTGGAATCCTTGATGATAAGGAATGCAAGTGATACTGTAGCCATCACTTCATTTGGAAAGATGGATCAGGATGCTCCTGACTCTCCTGGTGACTCACTAAATTCCGTTGCTTCATCTTTCCAAGTAATGTCTAAATCGGTGGAAGGAGTTTTAGATGAGAAGTATCCTGCCTATAAAGACAGACACAAGTTGGCCTTAGAAAGGGAGAAGCATATTAAGGAAAAAGCAGAAAAAGCAAGAGCAGTGAAGTTTAGTGACAGTTCAAATTTTCAGTTTGGAACCAAGGGGGAGAAAGTTATACCCATAACTTTGCCAGCTAAACTTTCCCAAATAAAAGAGAAACCAGTTGCCTCTGGTGAGTCAAGTGAACAATCTAGTGATGGTAAGGATGTTGATTTGCAGACAGTAAGCAAGATGAAACTTGCCCACACCGAGAAGAGGGCTCCTAGGGTGCCGCGGCCTCCTCCTAAATCATCTGCTGGTGCTCCAGTTGCTACAAATGCCAATCCTTCAGGTGGAGTGCCACCTTCACCACCTCCTCCACCAGgtgcaccaccaccaccacctcctccaccTGGTGGACCACCTCGTCCACCGCCTCCACCTGGAAGCTTGCCAAGAGGAGCAGGAAGTGGTGATAAAGTTCACCGGGCTCCGGAACTAGTAGAATTTTATCAGAGTTTGATGAAACGCGAGGCAAAGAAGGATACATCATCTTTGATTTCTTCAACATCTAATGTATCAGATGCTCGCAGCAACATGATAGGGGAAATTGAGAACAGATCGTCTTTCCTGTTGGCT GTGAAAGCAGATGTAGAAACTCAAGGTGATTTCGTCCAGTCATTGGCAACTGAAGTTCGAGCAGCTTCCTTCTCCACCATAGATGACTTGGTGGCCTTTGTAAACTGGCTCGATGAGGAATTATCTTTCTTG gtTGATGAACGAGCAGTTCTCAAGCACTTTGATTGGCCTGAAAGTAAAGCTGATGCATTGAGAGAAGCAGCTTTTGAGTACCAGGATCTCATGAAATTGGAGAGGCAAGTAACCTCTTTTGTTGATGATCCCAACCTCCCATGTGAAGCTGCTTTAAAAAAGATGTACAAATTGCTCGAAAA AGTGGAAAACAGCGTATATGCACTATTGCGTACAAGAGACATGGCTGTTTCACGATACAGAGAGTTTGGGATCCCAACTAATTGGTTATTAGATTCAGGAGTTGTTGGCAAG ATCAAGCTCTCATCCGTGCAGTTGGCAAGAAAGTACATGAAGCGTGTTGCATCAGAACTAGATACAATGAGTGGACCTGAGAAAGAACCAAACAGAGAGTTTTTGGTGCTGCAAGGTGTTCGTTTCGCTTTCCGTGTTCATCAG TTTGCTGGAGGCTTTGATGCAGAGAGCATGAAGGCTTTTGAAGAACTGAGGAGCCGTGTACGTTCACAAATGGGAGAAGAGAATAAGATGGAAGGGTCATAA
- the LOC133696858 gene encoding clavaminate synthase-like protein At3g21360 yields the protein MEISYKDFKVGKCEGQKVVDGETMPLVLQPPEPNKSDTESLISVLKQNKHWFEQMLIKNSAVLLRGFDVKNAEDFNDIIEAFGWDDMRYIGPAPRTQVYKRIWTANEGPLSEFIFYHHEMVHIKESPKKVVFFCEIPPPEGGQTPFVPSFRVTERMLEEFPEAVEEVEAKGLKYTFTAPSKDDTSSMRGRGWEDAFGTSDKAEAERRAKAVGMDMEWLPNGGVKTILGPPSLTKVFDGRKGRRMWFNTVVGMHGKESSSAMLADGTEIPENFVKRCGQIIEEESIQFKWEKGDVLFLDNMALLHGRRPSLPPRKVLVAICK from the exons atggaaatctCTTACAAGGACTTCAAGGTAGGAAAATGTGAGGGCCAGAAAGTGGTGGATGGTGAAACCATGCCACTAGTGCTGCAACCCCCAGAACCCAACAAGAGTGACACAGAGTCATTAATCTCAGTTCTAAAGCAGAACAAGCACTGGTTTGAGCAAATGCTCATAAAAAACAGTGCTGTTCTGCTTCGAGGTTTTGATGTGAAGAATGCTGAGGACTTCAATGATATTATTGAGGCCTTTGGCTGGGATGACATGCGTTACATAGGGCCTGCGCCACGGACACAAGTGTACAAACGCATATGGACTGCCAATGAGGGACCCCTGTCGGAATTCATATTCTACCACCATGAAATGGTTCAT ATAAAAGAATCTCCGAAGAAAGTGGTGTTTTTCTGTGAAATACCCCCACCAGAAGGTGGACAGACACCCTTTGTTCCAAGCTTTAGAGTTACAGAAAGGATGCTAGAAGAGTTCCCTGAAGCAGTGGAAGAAGTTGAGGCAAAAGGACTGAAGTACACTTTCACAGCTCCTAGCAAAGACGATACATCATCGATGAGAGGTAGAGGTTGGGAGGATGCTTTCGGAACATCAGACAAGGCAGAGGCTGAGAGAAG GGCTAAGGCTGTAGGGATGGACATGGAGTGGCTGCCTAATGGAGGAGTGAAGACAATACTGGGTCCTCCATCATTAACGAAAGTGTTTGATGGAAGAAAAGGGAGGAGAATGTGGTTCAACACAGTCGTTGGCATGCATGGTAAGGAGTCCAGCTCGGCTATGTTAGCAGATGGAACAGAGATACCAGAAAATTTTGTGAAAAGGTGTGGGCAAATCATTGAAGAAGAGAGCATCCAATTCAAGTGGGAAAAAGGTGATGTCCTTTTCCTTGATAACATGGCTTTGCTTCATGGAAGGAGGCCGTCTTTGCCACCTAGAAAAGTCCTTGTTGCTATTTGCAAGTAG
- the LOC133697752 gene encoding uncharacterized protein LOC133697752 isoform X1 has product MFYSTATATATATATATGAPSSLFLRTAVAPSLLLLRRRNLSVLRSENPIKHLRLSASLTDTHPHFSWSSPPPPTDDDYFRGWAFPESPPQSNNNKKGLPKIVIIAGIGTCVTVLFAAIAYFLLSRKGFEFRFHSPSSTETTVYDKIETNMSDENAAAASDAAMEGVSDATGITLHKEPAEKLERVKVSVYVDSNQLETLLALKKLKIIEDDVAADELCTRREYARWLLRLNSMLERNQKHRIVPSISLSGSVIAAFDDLGVEDPDFESIQALAESGIIPSKLSGTNSCADSSDDRSFCFYPERFISRQDLINWKAQLEYGFLPGITEQMSKTKVYYMDVKEISSDATPELLTDMLAGDKSIIRKVFGQSRRFQPNKPLTKAQAAVALISGRMSEAVYNEILRLEAEKSLRQAAVKEISNEFLERGDIKGFWDEKMNEEKIRGFEVEKLYIAALHDLEEEKIVQVKTYEEYLKEKAAMDCQRQLLLHLKEEVDEMSERLASERSVYVAEQCNLQELLSKLQFKQEVMLDTKSILEAEIEALRILRSWVEDEARKSQARARVLEEVGRRWKWDNQD; this is encoded by the exons atgttctattctactgctactgctactgctactgctactgctactgctacgGGCGCTCCTTCCTCTCTCTTCCTCCGCACAGCCGTCGCTCCGTCACTCCTACTCCTACGACGCCGTAATCTTTCAGTTCTGAGATCCGAAAACCCTATCAAACACCTCCGCCTCTCCGCTTCACTCACCGACACGCACCCCCACTTCTCCTGGTCCTCTCCTCCACCTCCAACTGACGATGACTACTTCAGAGGCTGGGCCTTTCCCGAATCCCCTCCACaaagcaacaacaacaagaaag GGTTGCCGAAAATTGTAATTATTGCTGGGATTGGGACCTGTGTTACTGTTCTGTTTGCTGCCATTGCATATTTCTTGCTCTCTAGAAAAG GATTCGAGTTCCGATTTCATAGTCCAAGTTCAACTGAGACCACCGtatatgataaaattgaaactaATATGTCTGACGaaaatgctgctgctgcttctgaCGCAGCCATGGAGGGTGTATCTGATGCCACCGGCATAACTCTCCATAAGG AACCTGCAGAGAAGCTTGAACGTGTGAAAGTGTCGGTTTATGTGGATTCTAACCAACTGGAAACTCTATTGGCGTTAAAGAAACTGAAG ATCATTGAAGATGATGTAGCGGCTGATGAATTATGCACTAGGAGGGAATATGCAAGATGGTTACTCCGTCTAAATTCAATGTTGGAAAG gaATCAGAAGCATAGAATTGTTCCATCCATATCACTTTCTGGTTCAGTAATAGCTGCATTTGATGATTTGGGCGTTGAAGATCCAGATTTTGAATCCATCCAAG CCCTTGCTGAGTCTGGCATCATACCCAGCAAGCTATCAGGGACGAATTCCTGTGCTGACAGTTCTGATGATAGAAGCTTCTGCTTTTACCCCGAGAG GTTTATTTCTCGGCAGGATCTGATCAACTGGAAAGCTCAATTAGAGTATGGTTTTTTACCAGGAATAACAGAACag ATGTCAAAGACTAAAGTATATTATATGGATGTAAAGGAGATAAGCTCAGATGCAACACCTGAACTTCTTACCGACATGTTGGCCGGGGACAAGAGCATCATCAGAAAAGTTTTTG GACAGAGCAGGCGGTTTCAACCAAATAAACCTTTAACAAAGGCACAAGCAGCAGTTGCTCTGATAAGTGGCAGGATGTCTGAAGCAGTTTACAATGAAATATTGAGGCTGGAAGCAGAGAAGTCTTTAAGGCAAGCTGCAGTGAAAGAAATTAGTAATGAATTTCTTGAGAGAGGAGATATAAAAGGGTTTTGGGATGAGAAgatgaatgaagaaaaaatccGAGGTTTTGAGGTTGAGAAGCTTTATATTGCCGCTTTACATGATTTGGAAGAGGAGAAAATTGTACAGGTGAAAACTTACGAAGAGTATTTGAAGGAGAAGGCAGCTATGGATTGTCAGAGGCAACTGCTGCTCCATCTGAAGGAAGAGGTTGATGAGATGTCAGAAAGGCTTGCATCTGAGAGGTCTGTGTATGTAGCTGAGCAGTGTAATCTGCAGGAATTGCTTAGTAAATTACAGTTTAAGCAGGAAGTGATGCTTGATACAAAATCTATACTGGAAGCTGAAATTGAAGCTCTTCGAATCCTCAG ATCTTGGGTAGAAGATGAGGCAAGGAAAAGCCAAGCCCGAGCTAGAGTTCTGGAGGAGGTTGGACGAAGGTGGAAATGGGACAATCAAGACTGA
- the LOC133697752 gene encoding uncharacterized protein LOC133697752 isoform X2, producing MFYSTATATATATATATGAPSSLFLRTAVAPSLLLLRRRNLSVLRSENPIKHLRLSASLTDTHPHFSWSSPPPPTDDDYFRGWAFPESPPQSNNNKKGLPKIVIIAGIGTCVTVLFAAIAYFLLSRKGFEFRFHSPSSTETTVYDKIETNMSDENAAAASDAAMEGVSDATGITLHKEPAEKLERVKVSVYVDSNQLETLLALKKLKIIEDDVAADELCTRREYARWLLRLNSMLERNQKHRIVPSISLSGSVIAAFDDLGVEDPDFESIQALAESGIIPSKLSGTNSCADSSDDRSFCFYPERFISRQDLINWKAQLEYGFLPGITEQMSKTKVYYMDVKEISSDATPELLTDMLAGDKSIIRKVFGQSRRFQPNKPLTKAQAAVALISGRMSEAVYNEILRLEAEKSLRQAAVKEISNEFLERGDIKGFWDEKMNEEKIRGFEVEKLYIAALHDLEEEKIVQVKTYEEYLKEKAAMDCQRQLLLHLKEEVDEMSERLASERSVYVAEQCNLQELLSKLQFKQEVMLDTKSILEAEIEALRILSADLG from the exons atgttctattctactgctactgctactgctactgctactgctactgctacgGGCGCTCCTTCCTCTCTCTTCCTCCGCACAGCCGTCGCTCCGTCACTCCTACTCCTACGACGCCGTAATCTTTCAGTTCTGAGATCCGAAAACCCTATCAAACACCTCCGCCTCTCCGCTTCACTCACCGACACGCACCCCCACTTCTCCTGGTCCTCTCCTCCACCTCCAACTGACGATGACTACTTCAGAGGCTGGGCCTTTCCCGAATCCCCTCCACaaagcaacaacaacaagaaag GGTTGCCGAAAATTGTAATTATTGCTGGGATTGGGACCTGTGTTACTGTTCTGTTTGCTGCCATTGCATATTTCTTGCTCTCTAGAAAAG GATTCGAGTTCCGATTTCATAGTCCAAGTTCAACTGAGACCACCGtatatgataaaattgaaactaATATGTCTGACGaaaatgctgctgctgcttctgaCGCAGCCATGGAGGGTGTATCTGATGCCACCGGCATAACTCTCCATAAGG AACCTGCAGAGAAGCTTGAACGTGTGAAAGTGTCGGTTTATGTGGATTCTAACCAACTGGAAACTCTATTGGCGTTAAAGAAACTGAAG ATCATTGAAGATGATGTAGCGGCTGATGAATTATGCACTAGGAGGGAATATGCAAGATGGTTACTCCGTCTAAATTCAATGTTGGAAAG gaATCAGAAGCATAGAATTGTTCCATCCATATCACTTTCTGGTTCAGTAATAGCTGCATTTGATGATTTGGGCGTTGAAGATCCAGATTTTGAATCCATCCAAG CCCTTGCTGAGTCTGGCATCATACCCAGCAAGCTATCAGGGACGAATTCCTGTGCTGACAGTTCTGATGATAGAAGCTTCTGCTTTTACCCCGAGAG GTTTATTTCTCGGCAGGATCTGATCAACTGGAAAGCTCAATTAGAGTATGGTTTTTTACCAGGAATAACAGAACag ATGTCAAAGACTAAAGTATATTATATGGATGTAAAGGAGATAAGCTCAGATGCAACACCTGAACTTCTTACCGACATGTTGGCCGGGGACAAGAGCATCATCAGAAAAGTTTTTG GACAGAGCAGGCGGTTTCAACCAAATAAACCTTTAACAAAGGCACAAGCAGCAGTTGCTCTGATAAGTGGCAGGATGTCTGAAGCAGTTTACAATGAAATATTGAGGCTGGAAGCAGAGAAGTCTTTAAGGCAAGCTGCAGTGAAAGAAATTAGTAATGAATTTCTTGAGAGAGGAGATATAAAAGGGTTTTGGGATGAGAAgatgaatgaagaaaaaatccGAGGTTTTGAGGTTGAGAAGCTTTATATTGCCGCTTTACATGATTTGGAAGAGGAGAAAATTGTACAGGTGAAAACTTACGAAGAGTATTTGAAGGAGAAGGCAGCTATGGATTGTCAGAGGCAACTGCTGCTCCATCTGAAGGAAGAGGTTGATGAGATGTCAGAAAGGCTTGCATCTGAGAGGTCTGTGTATGTAGCTGAGCAGTGTAATCTGCAGGAATTGCTTAGTAAATTACAGTTTAAGCAGGAAGTGATGCTTGATACAAAATCTATACTGGAAGCTGAAATTGAAGCTCTTCGAATCCTCAG TGCAGATCTTGGGTAG